Proteins encoded together in one Impatiens glandulifera chromosome 1, dImpGla2.1, whole genome shotgun sequence window:
- the LOC124920224 gene encoding DNA-directed RNA polymerase 3, chloroplastic: MASTVSFSPSPRAQFQPSWIKRNTKPTLKPPKNLNFLFISTSNFPDFTQHPSICSSFPHNLRLPSLNTSISVHAPPLSDSTEDNIVEDLEDLSNLQTIVNGFNQADPKEFYKLSPNGVNQIGTNESIRRVFIQDPPWITSLFMNNLYKRAKTEAQEGDKKRYYVLRRRQIRAETEAWEKMVEEYKELDREMCEKKLAPNLPYVKKLFLGWFEPLREAISKDQSAVRSKKQKAAFSPHIDSLSADKIAVIVMHKVMALLMMGHEDRCVRVVQVAVQIGMAIEQEVRIHSFLKKSLASQQKKFVSQNPEDVNKDAVILKKRVKNLIKRKKTIEVQKLVKDEEVKPWGRDTQAKLGCRLIELLTETAYVQPPIDQLADSPPDIRPAFRHLFKISNNIGQKIVKRYGVIECDPLVLQGLDRTARHMIIPYVPMLVPPRKWKGYDKGGYLFLPSYLMRTHGSRQQQEAVKRTPPKQMHKVYEALDTLGSTKWKINRRVLNVVEDIWAGGGNIAGLIDRRDVPIPDKPISEDPMEIRRWKWSVKKAKKINQEMHGQRCDTELKLSVARRMRDEEGFYYPHNLDFRGRAYPMHPHLNHLSSDLCRGVLEFAEGRPLGKSGIHWLKIHLANLYAGGIEKLSYNERLSFVENHLDDVLDSAANPLNGNRWWLDAEDPFQCLAACINLSEALKSPSPRTVISHLPIHQDGSCNGLQHYAALGRNYFEASAVNLVAGEKPADVYSEIASRVHSIMDKDSQKDPDSYPNAVLAKLLTGQVDRKLVKQTVMTSVYGVTYVGAREQIKRRLQEKGHITDDSLLFKAACYAAKVTMAALGEIFEAARDIMAWLSDCAKIIASENHPVQWITPLGLPVVQPYFKNERHVIRTSLQVLALQREGNQVEVRKQRTAFPPNFVHSLDGSHMMMTAVACRDAGLRFAGVHDSFWTHACDVDRMNKILREKFVELYDQPILENLLEYFQTSYPTLTFPPLPDRGDFDLRSVLESPYFFN; the protein is encoded by the exons ATGGCTTCCACGGTTTCCTTTTCTCCGAGCCCCCGAGCTCAGTTCCAGCCCTCCTGGATAAAGAGGAACACAAAACCCACACTAAAGCCACCAAAAAATCTCaactttctttttatttcaaCCTCTAACTTCCCGGACTTCACACAACACCCTTCTATCTGTTCTTCTTTTCCGCACAACCTTCGTCTGCCTTCCCTTAACACGTCGATTTCGGTTCACGCGCCACCTTTGTCCGACTCGACAGAGGACAATATAGTCGAAGACCTGGAGGATTTATCAAATTTGCAGACTATTGTAAATGGGTTCAACCAGGCAGACCCAAAGGAATTCTATAAACTTTCACCAAATGGTGTAAATCAGATTGGGACCAATGAATCGATTCGGAGAGTATTTATTCAGGACCCACCTTGGATAACTTCACTATTCATGAATAATTTGTACAAGAGGGCGAAGACTGAGGCTCAAGAAGGTGATAAGAAGAGGTATTATGTGCTGAGGAGGAGACAAATTAGGGCAGAGACCGAGGCTTGGGAGAAGATGGTGGAGGAATACAAGGAGTTAGATAGAGAGATGTGTGAGAAGAAGCTGGCGCCTAATTTGCCATATGTGAAAAAGTTGTTTTTGGGTTGGTTTGAGCCATTAAGAGAGGCAATTTCCAAAGACCAAAGCGCAGTTCGATCAAAGAAGCAGAAAGCTGCATTTTCGCCTCATATAGATTCGTTGTCCGCTGATAAGATTGCAGTGATTGTTATGCATAAAGTGATGGCTTTGTTAATGATGGGACATGAAGATAGATGTGTTCGCGTAGTTCAAGTTGCCGTTCAGATAGGCATGGCAATTGAGCAAGAG GTTAGAATACATAGTTTCTTGAAGAAATCGTTAGCTAGCCAACAAAAGAAGTTTGTTTCTCAAAACCCAGAAGACGTAAATAAGGATGCTGTGATACTCaagaaacgtgttaaaaatttGATCAAAAGGAAGAAGACAATTGAGGTGCAAAAGCTGGTGAAAGATGAAGAAGTCAAGCCTTGGGGACGTGATACACAAGCTAAG CTTGGTTGCCGTCTGATAGAGCTATTGACAGAGACTGCTTATGTGCAACCTCCAATTGATCAGTTAGCAGATAGCCCACCTGATATTCGACCTGCTTTCAGACACTTGTTTAAGATTTCAAACAATATCGG GCAAAAAATTGTGAAGCGATATGGAGTTATAGAGTGCGATCCTCTTGTCCTCCAAGGGCTTGATAGAACT GCTAGGCATATGATCATCCCTTATGTGCCAATGCTGGTACCACCAAGAAAGTGGAAAGG gTATGACAAAGGTGGCTACCTGTTCTTGCCATCTTATTTAATGCGGACTCATGGTTCAAGGCAGCAACAAGAAGCTGTTAAACGAACGCCTCCAAAACAAATGCACAAAGTATACGAG GCCTTGGATACACTAGGAAGCACCAAATGGAAGATCAACAGAAGAGTTCTAAATGTAGTGGAGGACATCTGGGCTGGCGGTGGTAACATTGCTGGCCTTATTGATCGCCGCGAT GTCCCAATACCTGATAAGCCTATCTCAGAGGATCCAATGGAAATCAGAAGATGGAAATGGAGTGTGAAAAAGGCAAAGAAAATTAATCAAGAAATGCATGGTCAACGATGCGACACTGAACTTAAGCTCTCC GTGGCTCGAAGAATGAGAGACGAGGAAGGGTTTTATTATCCGCACAATCTTGATTTCAGAGGCCGGGCTTATCCTATGCATCCTCATTTGAACCATCTCAGTTCTGACCTATGTAGAGGAGTTCTTGAATTTGCAGAAGGACGACCACTGGGAAAGTCCGGTATACACTGGCTGAAAATACATTTAGCAAATCTCTACGCGGGTGGTATAGAAAAGCTGTCGTACAATGAACGTCTCTCATTTGTGGAAAACCATTTGGATGATGTGTTAGATTCGGCAGCAAATCCTCTCAATGGAAATCGATGGTGGTTAGATGCTGAAGACCCTTTTCAGTGTTTAGCAGCATGTATTAATTTATCAGAAGCTTTGAAGAGCCCATCACCGCGAACCGTCATCTCTCATCTTCCCATTCATCAG GACGGTTCATGCAACGGACTACAACATTATGCTGCTCTGGGAAGAAACTAT TTCGAAGCATCTGCGGTAAATCTAGTTGCTGGAGAGAAACCTGCAGATGTTTACTCTGAAATTGCTTCTAGGGTTCATTCTATTATGGATAAAGACAGCCAAAAGGACCCTGACAGCTACCCAAATGCTGTGTTGGCCAAGCTTTTAACCGGTCAG GTGGATAGGAAACTCGTAAAACAGACGGTGATGACTTCGGTTTATGGTGTTACGTACGTTGGGGCACGAGAACAGATCAAAAGAAGATTACAGGAGAAAGGTCATATTACAGACGATTCCTTGCTGTTTAAGGCAGCCTGTTATGCTGCTAAGGTAACAATGGCAGCACTAGGAGAGATATTTGAAGCTGCTCGTGATATAATGGCTTGGCTTAGTGACTGTGCAaag ATTATTGCTTCAGAGAATCATCCTGTTCAGTGGATAACTCCACTAGGCTTACCTGTTGTTCAACCTTATTTCAAGAATGAGCGCCATGTT ATAAGAACCTCCCTTCAGGTGTTGGCGTTACAGAGAGAGGGGAATCAG gtgGAAGTTAGGAAACAAAGAACAGCATTTCCTCCTAATTTTGTCCATTCACTGGATGGATCGCACATGATGATGACTGCTGTTGCCTGTAGAGATGCCGGGCTACGATTTGCAG GAGTGCATGATTCGTTCTGGACGCATGCATGTGACGTGGACAGAATGAATAAGATTCTAAGAGAAAAATTCGTCGAGCTCTATGACCAGCCAATACTCGAAAAC TTGCTCGAGTACTTCCAGACGTCATACCCCACCTTGACGTTTCCACCTCTTCCGGATCGAGGCGATTTTGATTTACGATCTGTTCTCGAGTCTCCATACTTCTTCAACTGA
- the LOC124916083 gene encoding metal tolerance protein 2 codes for MGFFRLSKLNPIYRACISNSKSRSYAPKNLNVYQPIQILNIFSLETHDHSFALPDSRYTIPKRWHVGHSHQQHEHYDRSTKEGEKIFHLGLAADICLATGKALTGYVSGSTAIIADAAHSISDVVLSGVALLSFKAARVPQDKEHPYGHGKFETLGALGISLMLLGTAGGIAWHALDLFMGLMSQSPEIVDHHHGIDMAHPILALSVTILAIFTKEGLYWITKRAGEREGSGLMKANAWHHRADAVSSLVALIGVGGSILGVKFLDPLAGIVVSGMILKAGLENGYQSILELVDAAVPLEELLPYKQTILQVEGVKGCSHLRGRRAGSFLHLDVNIEVDPFCSVSAAHDIAESVRSELQKQHPHVLEIFLHVEPATSLLVDESMGGEYETEEEKHWHNNNRTNSAVAEHKEIEDKVRNIILCKFSEKMAIERITRHLLPEKMVLQMEVTMPDDILVGEGIKVAEEAEKEISKSLPPDSVQICIQLRLGNSMPALNKFKNA; via the exons ATGGGATTCTTCAGATTATCCAAACTCAATCCAATTTACAGAGCATGTATCTCCAACTCCAAGTCTCGTAGCTATGCTCCGAAGAATCTCAATGTCTATCAACCAATTCAAATCTTGAACATATTCTCTCTTGAAACTCATGATCACTCATTCGCGCTGCCAGATAGTCGTTACACAATTCCGAAGCGATGGCACGTCGGACATTCACATCAGCAACACGAGCATTACGACCGCTCAACTAAGGAAGGTGAGAAGATATTCCACTTAGGGCTCGCAGCTGACATTTGCTTGGCTACTGGAAAAGCTTTGACTGGTTATGTCTCCGGAAGCACTGCGATAATCGCCGATGCCGCACATTCCATTTCCGATGTG GTTCTAAGCGGTGTAGCTCTTCTATCATTTAAGGCTGCTAGGGTTCCTCAGGACAAAGAACACCCATatg GACATGGTAAATTTGAAACCTTAGGAGCACTAGGGATTTCTCTTATGCTTCTGGGAACTGCTGGTGGCATAGCTTGGCATGCTTTAGATCTTTTTATG GGCTTGATGTCACAATCTCCTGAGATAGTGGATCATCATCATGGGATTGACATGGCTCATCCTATTTTAGCTTTGAGTGTGACAATACTAGCAATATTTACAAAAGAAGG ATTGTACTGGATAACAAAGAGAGCAGGGGAAAGGGAAGGAAGTGGACTGATGAAAGCAAATGCTTGGCATCATCGTGCAGATGCTGTTTCCTCGTTAGTTGCACTAATTGGGGTTG GAGGTTCAATTCTTGGGGTCAAGTTTCTGGATCCTCTTGCCGGAATTGTTGTCTCAGGAATGATTTTGAAAGCAGGTCTTGAAAATGGTTATCAGAG CATATTGGAACTAGTTGATGCTGCAGTCCCATTGGAGGAATTGCTTCCTTATAAACAAACTATTCTGCAAGTTGAGGGAGTCAAG GGGTGCAGTCATCTTAGGGGAAGAAGAGCTGGTTCATTTCTGCATCTTGATGTGAATATTGAG GTAGATCCATTCTGTAGTGTGAGTGCTGCACATGATATTGCTGAGAGTGTTCGTAGTGAACTTCAGAAACAACATCCTCATGTTCTTGAAATCTTCCTACACGTAG AACCTGCAACTTCACTTTTAGTTGATGAATCAATGGGGGGAGAGTATGAAACAGAGGAGGAAAAACATTGGCACAATAATAATAGGACGAATTCAGCAGTAGCAGAACATAAGGAAATAGAAGATAAAGTCAGGAATATAATCTTGTGTAAATTCTCAGAG AAAATGGCGATTGAAAGGATAACAAGACACTTGTTGCCGGAGAAGATGGTCCTTCAAATGGAGGTCACAATGCCCGATGACATTCTAGTCGg AGAAGGTATAAAGGTAGCAGAGGAAGCAGAAAAAGAAATATCAAAGTCTCTACCTCCAGATTCTGTTCAAATCTGCATTCAACTTCGTCTTGGTAATTCAATGCCAGctctaaacaaatttaaaaatgcatga
- the LOC124911806 gene encoding potassium transporter 5-like: MASDEQLTNNVHDNGQICPEEEISNLQPYQNQLKSKKNSWHRLRRYDSLDIESAKFSRADPAHGGGKGLESWFVLLQLAFQSLGIVYGDIGTSPLYVYAGVFQDGIKHKDDILGVLSLIFYTLTIIPLIKYVFIVLRANDNGEGGTFALYSLLCRNAKVSLLPSQEAEDREVSTFNLQIPNNEVKLASKLKSRLENSAFSKYSLLFATMLATSMLIGDGILTPCISVLSAVGGIKEAKSLAHVLTDDRIVWISVAILVVLFAVQRFGTDKVGYSFAPIMFLWLCLNMAIGTYNFFHHDPTIIKALNPWYIVEYFKRNKKEAWISLGGVILCTTGAEALFADVGHFSVNAIRLSMSTLVYPAIVLSYTGQAAYLINNTDDFADAYFKSVPSPVYWPTFVVAVLAAVIASQSLISGAFSVIQQSLSMGCFPRVTVIHTSAKFHGQVYVPEINYLLMVACVCVTFGFKTTTKIGNAYGLAVVFVMTLTSGLLVLIMIIVWKTNILLVITYTLIIGGVELLYLTSVLYKFNQGGYLPFAFAFVMMTVMYVWNHVYRSKYYYELENKISPEKVKEMTVDSNCVPLPGLAIFYSELVQGVPPIFKHYIDNVPALHSVLVFVSVKSLPISIVPSEERFLFRRIQPRELNVFRCVVRYGYIDARNEQEPFERMLVERLKGFIREEVIFLKESNVEKKEEDNEIEELMEREVELLEKAWGSGVVHFMGESEVVAGNGAGIMKKVLIGSYNFLKKNLRQSEKVFDIPRKRMLKVGMTYEL; this comes from the exons ATGGCAAGTGACGAGCAATTAACTAATAATGTTCATGATAATGGCCAAATCTGTCCAGAAGAAGAGATATCAAATCTCCAACCGTATCAAAATCAACTGAAATCTAAGAAGAATTCATGGCACAGGCTTCGTCGTTACGATTCACTCGATATCGAATCGGCGAAGTTCTCTCGAGCCGATCCAGCTCACGGCGGCGGTAAG GGATTGGAGTCATGGTTTGTGCTTCTGCAACTTGCGTTTCAGAGTTTAGGCATTGTGTATGGAGATATCGGAACGTCGCCGTTGTACGTTTATGCCGGCGTATTTCAAGATGGAATCAAGCATAAGGATGATATATTAGGAgttctttctttgattttctatACACTCACCATCATTCCTTTGATCAAATACGTCTTCATCGTTCTTCGTGCAAACGATAACGGCGAAG GAGGAACGTTTGCGTTGTATTCGCTTCTATGCCGAAACGCGAAAGTGAGCTTATTGCCTAGCCAAGAAGCTGAAGACAGAGAAGTTTCTACATTTAATTTGCAAATCCCAAACAATGAAGTTAAGCTTGCATCGAAGCTCAAATCGAGACTGGAAAATAGTGCATTTTCCAAATATTCTCTCCTCTTCGCCACCATGCTCGCCACTTCCATGCTCATTGGCGATGGAATCCTCACCCCTTGTATCTCAG TTTTATCAGCCGTAGGAGGGATCAAGGAAGCTAAATCTCTAGCCCATGTGCTGACTGATG ATAGGATTGTGTGGATTTCAGTTGCAATCTTGGTGGTTCTATTTGCTGTTCAAAGATTTGGTACAGACAAAGTAGGGTATAGTTTTGCTCCAATTATGTTTTTATGGTTATGTTTGAATATGGCAATTGGAACCTACAATTTCTTCCATCATGATCCCACTATTATAAAAGCCTTAAACCCTTGGTACATAGTTGAGTATTTCAAAAGAAACAAGAAAGAGGCATGGATTTCTCTAGGCGGTGTTATCCTTTGCACTACAGGTGCTGAGGCATTGTTCGCCGACGTTGGACATTTCAGTGTTAATGCAATACGATTAAGCATGAGCACACTTGTTTATCCCGCAATTGTCTTATCTTACACTGGCCAAGCTGCTTACCTTATAAACAACACTGATGATTTTGCAGATGCTTACTTCAAATCAGTTCCAT CGCCTGTTTATTGGCCAACTTTTGTGGTGGCTGTGTTGGCGGCTGTGATAGCGAGTCAATCGTTGATATCAGGGGCTTTCTCTGTTATTCAGCAGTCTCTCTCGATGGGTTGTTTCCCTCGTGTCACAGTTATTCATACGTCGGCTAAGTTTCATGGGCAGGTTTACGTTCCTGAAATTAACTACCTCCTCATGGTGGCTTGCGTTTGTGTCACCTTTGGTTTCAAAACAACTACTAAAATTGGAAATGCATATG GTCTTGCCGTGGTGTTTGTGATGACATTAACGTCTGGATTATTGGTATTGATCATGATCATTGTGTGGAAAACGAACATACTTCTCGTGATCACTTACACTTTAATCATAGGAGGTGTGGAGCTACTCTACTTGACGTCGGTCCTGTACAAGTTCAATCAAGGCGGCTATTTACCCTTTGCATTTGCATTCGTCATGATGACAGTCATGTACGTGTGGAACCACGTTTACAGGAGCAAATACTATTACGAGCTGGAGAACAAAATCTCCCCCGAGAAAGTTAAAGAGATGACAGTTGACTCGAACTGTGTGCCCTTGCCAGGGCTAGCGATTTTCTATTCAGAGCTTGTCCAAGGAGTCCCGCCCATCTTCAAGCACTACATTGACAATGTGCCTGCTTTGCACTCTGTTTTGGTTTTCGTTTCAGTCAAGTCTTTGCCTATAAGCATAGTGCCTTCAGAGGAGCGTTTCCTTTTTCGTCGAATTCAACCAAGGGAGCTCAATGTTTTTCGTTGCGTGGTGAGGTACGGTTACATAGATGCAAGGAACGAACAAGAGCCGTTTGAGAGAATGCTCGTGGAAAGGCTAAAGGGGTTCATAAGGGAGGAGGTTATTTTCTTAAAGGAAAGTAACGTTGAAAAGAAGGAGGAGGATAACGAGATAGAAGAATTGATGGAAAGGGAGGTTGAGTTGTTGGAAAAGGCTTGGGGGTCGGGTGTGGTTCATTTTATGGGCGAGAGCGAAGTGGTGGCGGGGAATGGAGCCGGGATTATGAAGAAAGTGTTGATTGGATcgtataattttttgaaaaagaatctGAGGCAGTCGGAGAAAGTGTTCGATATTCCTCGAAAGAGGATGCTAAAAGTGGGGATGACTTATGAACTTTAA